A stretch of the Acanthopagrus latus isolate v.2019 chromosome 9, fAcaLat1.1, whole genome shotgun sequence genome encodes the following:
- the nr1i2 gene encoding nuclear receptor subfamily 1 group I member 2 isoform X3 translates to MRMNEKLDGFQTIREVLTQQSKDVEDEDGKLTEDDEPRACGVCGDLAKGYHFNALTCEGCKGFFRRAIKRSTQLRCPFLNKCSITKNNRRSCPACRFRKCQAIGMKREMVMSEVEVLERRIRIKRKKKVDTAVQLSSQQQETIQELLCGHRSSFDSAFYRFSGFRPMDRNIHRMSEDDQSPCEPSSTSSSSSSSLSGPFDKQENVDGNPDRKSVFTALPHVTDLVTYMIQDIISFSKSLQDFRSLIMEDQIALLKGATFEVMQIRFNMVFNAEKGIWECGNIIYCIDDAVRDRPGVQQHSVIDKLHENLGLTLKTWIDCKRRGPEKHLLYPKVMACLTEMRTMTEEYSKQVLQIQDIEPDVISPLIMEIVS, encoded by the exons A TGAGAATGAACGAGAAGCTCGATGGATTTCAGACCATCCGAGAAGTGCTCACGCAGCAAAGTAAAGATGTCGAGGACGAGGATGGGAAGCTGACAGAAGACGACGAGCCCAGAGCCTGCGGTGTGTGTGGTGACCTGGCCAAGGGTTACCACTTCAATGCCTTGACCTGTGAAGGCTGCAAAGGCTTCTTCAG GCGTGCCATAAAGAGGTCGACGCAGCTCCGATGTCCGTTCCTGAATAAATGCAGCATAACCAAAAACAACCGCCGGTCGTGTCCGGCCTGCCGCTTCCGTAAATGCCAGGCCATAGGCATGAAAAGAGAAA TGGTCATGTCTGAGGTGGAGGTACTGGAGAGGAGGATCCGCATCAAGCGGAAGAAGAAGGTGGACACAGCGGTGCAGCTCTCCTCCCAACAACAGGAGACCATTCAGGAGCTGCTCTGCGGCCACCGCAGCTCGTTCGACTCTGCATTTTACCGCTTCAGTGGCTTCAGG CCTATGGACAGAAACATCCATCGTATGAGTGAGGACGACCAGTCCCCATGTGagccttcctccacctcctcctcctcctcctccagtctctcCGGTCCCTTTGACAAACAAGAGAACGTAGATGGCAACCCAGacagaaaaagtgttttcaccGCTCTCCCACATGTGACTGACCTCGTAACTTACATGATCCAAGACATCATCAGTTTCTCTAAAAGTCTCCAGGACTTCCG GTCTTTAATCATGGAGGACCAAATCGCCCTGTTGAAGGGGGCCACGTTTGAAGTGATGCAGATCCGCTTCAACATGGTGTTCAACGCAGAAAAAGGCATCTGGGAATGCGGCAACATAATATACTGCATAGATGACGCTGTACGAG ATCGTCCAGGTGTGCAGCAACACAGTGTGATTGACAAGCTTCATGAAAACTTGGGGCTGACACTGAAAACCTGGATTGACTGCAAGAGAAGAGGCCCAGAAAAGCA CTTGCTCTACCCCAAAGTGATGGCCTGTCTCACCGAGATGAGGACAATGACTGAGGAGTACAGCAAACAGGTTCTGCAGATCCAGGACATCGAGCCTGACGTCATCTCTCCCCTCATTATGGAGATAGTCAGTTGA
- the nr1i2 gene encoding nuclear receptor subfamily 1 group I member 2 isoform X1, translating into MRMNEKLDGFQTIREVLTQQSKDVEDEDGKLTEDDEPRACGVCGDLAKGYHFNALTCEGCKGFFRRAIKRSTQLRCPFLNKCSITKNNRRSCPACRFRKCQAIGMKREMVMSEVEVLERRIRIKRKKKVDTAVQLSSQQQETIQELLCGHRSSFDSAFYRFSGFRPMDRNIHRMSEDDQSPCEPSSTSSSSSSSLSGPFDKQENVDGNPDRKSVFTALPHVTDLVTYMIQDIISFSKSLQDFRSLIMEDQIALLKGATFEVMQIRFNMVFNAEKGIWECGNIIYCIDDAVRAGFQPLLLEPLFKFHHTLRKLGLQEEEYVLMQALSLFSPDRPGVQQHSVIDKLHENLGLTLKTWIDCKRRGPEKHLLYPKVMACLTEMRTMTEEYSKQVLQIQDIEPDVISPLIMEIVS; encoded by the exons A TGAGAATGAACGAGAAGCTCGATGGATTTCAGACCATCCGAGAAGTGCTCACGCAGCAAAGTAAAGATGTCGAGGACGAGGATGGGAAGCTGACAGAAGACGACGAGCCCAGAGCCTGCGGTGTGTGTGGTGACCTGGCCAAGGGTTACCACTTCAATGCCTTGACCTGTGAAGGCTGCAAAGGCTTCTTCAG GCGTGCCATAAAGAGGTCGACGCAGCTCCGATGTCCGTTCCTGAATAAATGCAGCATAACCAAAAACAACCGCCGGTCGTGTCCGGCCTGCCGCTTCCGTAAATGCCAGGCCATAGGCATGAAAAGAGAAA TGGTCATGTCTGAGGTGGAGGTACTGGAGAGGAGGATCCGCATCAAGCGGAAGAAGAAGGTGGACACAGCGGTGCAGCTCTCCTCCCAACAACAGGAGACCATTCAGGAGCTGCTCTGCGGCCACCGCAGCTCGTTCGACTCTGCATTTTACCGCTTCAGTGGCTTCAGG CCTATGGACAGAAACATCCATCGTATGAGTGAGGACGACCAGTCCCCATGTGagccttcctccacctcctcctcctcctcctccagtctctcCGGTCCCTTTGACAAACAAGAGAACGTAGATGGCAACCCAGacagaaaaagtgttttcaccGCTCTCCCACATGTGACTGACCTCGTAACTTACATGATCCAAGACATCATCAGTTTCTCTAAAAGTCTCCAGGACTTCCG GTCTTTAATCATGGAGGACCAAATCGCCCTGTTGAAGGGGGCCACGTTTGAAGTGATGCAGATCCGCTTCAACATGGTGTTCAACGCAGAAAAAGGCATCTGGGAATGCGGCAACATAATATACTGCATAGATGACGCTGTACGAG CGGGTTTCCAGCCGCTCCTGCTGGAGCCTCTGTTCAAATTCCACCACACACTGCGCAAGTTgggcctgcaggaggaggagtacgTTCTCATGCAAGCCCTGTCGTTGTTTTCTCCAG ATCGTCCAGGTGTGCAGCAACACAGTGTGATTGACAAGCTTCATGAAAACTTGGGGCTGACACTGAAAACCTGGATTGACTGCAAGAGAAGAGGCCCAGAAAAGCA CTTGCTCTACCCCAAAGTGATGGCCTGTCTCACCGAGATGAGGACAATGACTGAGGAGTACAGCAAACAGGTTCTGCAGATCCAGGACATCGAGCCTGACGTCATCTCTCCCCTCATTATGGAGATAGTCAGTTGA
- the nr1i2 gene encoding nuclear receptor subfamily 1 group I member 2 isoform X2: MNEKLDGFQTIREVLTQQSKDVEDEDGKLTEDDEPRACGVCGDLAKGYHFNALTCEGCKGFFRRAIKRSTQLRCPFLNKCSITKNNRRSCPACRFRKCQAIGMKREMVMSEVEVLERRIRIKRKKKVDTAVQLSSQQQETIQELLCGHRSSFDSAFYRFSGFRPMDRNIHRMSEDDQSPCEPSSTSSSSSSSLSGPFDKQENVDGNPDRKSVFTALPHVTDLVTYMIQDIISFSKSLQDFRSLIMEDQIALLKGATFEVMQIRFNMVFNAEKGIWECGNIIYCIDDAVRAGFQPLLLEPLFKFHHTLRKLGLQEEEYVLMQALSLFSPDRPGVQQHSVIDKLHENLGLTLKTWIDCKRRGPEKHLLYPKVMACLTEMRTMTEEYSKQVLQIQDIEPDVISPLIMEIVS, from the exons ATGAACGAGAAGCTCGATGGATTTCAGACCATCCGAGAAGTGCTCACGCAGCAAAGTAAAGATGTCGAGGACGAGGATGGGAAGCTGACAGAAGACGACGAGCCCAGAGCCTGCGGTGTGTGTGGTGACCTGGCCAAGGGTTACCACTTCAATGCCTTGACCTGTGAAGGCTGCAAAGGCTTCTTCAG GCGTGCCATAAAGAGGTCGACGCAGCTCCGATGTCCGTTCCTGAATAAATGCAGCATAACCAAAAACAACCGCCGGTCGTGTCCGGCCTGCCGCTTCCGTAAATGCCAGGCCATAGGCATGAAAAGAGAAA TGGTCATGTCTGAGGTGGAGGTACTGGAGAGGAGGATCCGCATCAAGCGGAAGAAGAAGGTGGACACAGCGGTGCAGCTCTCCTCCCAACAACAGGAGACCATTCAGGAGCTGCTCTGCGGCCACCGCAGCTCGTTCGACTCTGCATTTTACCGCTTCAGTGGCTTCAGG CCTATGGACAGAAACATCCATCGTATGAGTGAGGACGACCAGTCCCCATGTGagccttcctccacctcctcctcctcctcctccagtctctcCGGTCCCTTTGACAAACAAGAGAACGTAGATGGCAACCCAGacagaaaaagtgttttcaccGCTCTCCCACATGTGACTGACCTCGTAACTTACATGATCCAAGACATCATCAGTTTCTCTAAAAGTCTCCAGGACTTCCG GTCTTTAATCATGGAGGACCAAATCGCCCTGTTGAAGGGGGCCACGTTTGAAGTGATGCAGATCCGCTTCAACATGGTGTTCAACGCAGAAAAAGGCATCTGGGAATGCGGCAACATAATATACTGCATAGATGACGCTGTACGAG CGGGTTTCCAGCCGCTCCTGCTGGAGCCTCTGTTCAAATTCCACCACACACTGCGCAAGTTgggcctgcaggaggaggagtacgTTCTCATGCAAGCCCTGTCGTTGTTTTCTCCAG ATCGTCCAGGTGTGCAGCAACACAGTGTGATTGACAAGCTTCATGAAAACTTGGGGCTGACACTGAAAACCTGGATTGACTGCAAGAGAAGAGGCCCAGAAAAGCA CTTGCTCTACCCCAAAGTGATGGCCTGTCTCACCGAGATGAGGACAATGACTGAGGAGTACAGCAAACAGGTTCTGCAGATCCAGGACATCGAGCCTGACGTCATCTCTCCCCTCATTATGGAGATAGTCAGTTGA